The following DNA comes from Candidatus Eisenbacteria bacterium.
GAGCGGCTCGCGGGCCTCAACCAGTGGCACGTGCCGCACGGCCTCGTCAGCGCGTTCCAGGAGATGGCGATGATCACGCGTCGCCACATGATCGACTACGGCACGACGGAGGATCACCTGGCGGAAGTGGCCGTCGCGCTGCGCGCGCATGCCGAGCGCAACCCCAGCGCCGTCATGCGCCGGCCGATGACCGTCGCGGACCACCACGCCTCGCGCTACGTCGCCGAGCCACTGCGCCTGCTCGACTGCAACATCGAGACCGACGGCGCGTGCGCCCTGATCGTCACCTCGGCCGAACGGGCTCGCGACCTGCGCCAGCGTCCCGCCGTCATCCACGCCGGGGCGCTCGCGGCCGGCTCCCATCACATCCGCCTGTCGACCTTGTTCGCCCGCAATCGCGACGAGGACAGCGCCGTTCGGGTGGGGCGCCAGCTGTGGGCGAACAGCGGCCTCGCCCCGCGCGACGTCGACGCGTTCTTCTGCTACGACTTCTTCACCTCGTTCGTGATCATGGCGCTCGAGGACTACGGCTTCTGCCCCCGCGGCGAGGGAGGGCCGTTCGTGACCGGCGGCGCGCTGCGATTCGACGGCGGCCGCCTGCCGACCAACACGAACGGCGGGCAGCTCTCCGAAGCGTTCATCCACGGCGTCAACAACAACCTCGAAGCGGTGCGCCAGATCCGCGGCACCTCGACGTCGCAGGTGGCCGATTGCGAGCTGGTGCTGCTCGCCGGCGCAAACACCGACCCCACGGGGGCGGTCCTCCTCCGGAGATGAGCGGGAATGGCCGACCTGCGTAGCCAGGTGATCACGCGCGGCCGTCCACTGCCGGAGCTCACGCTCGACAATCACGAGTTCCACGAGGCGGCGCGCCGCGGCGAGCTGCGCTTCCAGCGCTGCACCGACTGCCACGCGTGGCGGCACTACCCCCGACCGTCGTGCCCGCAATGCCTGTCGCGCCGCTTCGCCTGGGAGCGCGCGAGCGGCCGCGGGCGCATCTACACCTGGACGATCGTGCACGGGCCGACGCTGCCCGCGTTCGAAGGCGATACCCCGTACAACGTCGTCGACGTGCTCCTGGACGAGGGCATCCACTTCCAGAGCCAGCTGCTCGACTGCCCCCCCGAAGACATCCACGCGGATCTGCGCGTGGAAGCCACCTTCTTGCCGGTGAGCGACGACGTGACGCTCGTCAAGTTCCGCCGCTCGGCGGAGTAGACGTCGACCAGGGACGGGAACGGCGCGGCGACGGGACTCCGTCTGCCGCGCCCATCGACGCGCCGCGAGAGGCCAATCGGGCCTTGACCACCGGAGGGCTTTGGTCGAAATCGCAGGTGGAGCGATGAAGGCACAGGCCCTAGCCGTCGTTGCGTCCCTGCTGCTGGCCGGCGGCGCCGGGCTCGCGTCCGACACCGACCCGCTGTCCACGAAGCGCCCTGATCCGCTGACTCGCGGTCGACGGGAAGCGCTGCCGCACGTCAGCCGCCCGTCGGGTCACGACGACGCCAAGATGCACGAGGAGTCGAAGCAGATCGACGAGCTGCGCGCCGTCGGCCGCCACGAGGGCGGCCGCGGGGGACGAGGGGATGGGGACGGCGAGGGCGGCGACGAGTAGCGGCTAGGCAGCGTCTCGCCGGTAGAGGGTCACGACGGCGGCGCCGCCGAGACCGAGGTTGTGCTGGAGGGCGACCTTCGCGCCTTTCACCTGCCGCGGACCGGCCTCGCCCCGAAGCTGCCACGTGAGCTCGGCGCACTGCGCGAGCCCCGTCGCGCCGATCGGGTGTCCCTTCGATATGAGGCCGCCGCTCGGATTCACCACCCAGCGGCCGCCGTACGTCGTCGCGCCCGAGTCGATGAGCTCGGCCCCTTTGCCCGCCGGGCAGAGGCCGAGGCCCTCGTACGTGATGAGCTCGTTGGTCGAGAAGCAATCGTGGAGCTCGATCACGTCGACGTTCTCCGGGCCGAGGCCCGACTGCTCGTAGGCGCGCTCCGCCACCGCGCGCGTGAGATTCGACCCGACCATCGCGATGTCGCCGTCCGAGAACGTGCTCTGGAAATCGGTCGCCATGGCCTGTCCGACGATCTCGACGGCGCGGCCAGCGAGCCCGCGCTCGCGCACGAACCGCTCGCTCGCGACGACGGCCGCCGCCGCGCCGCTCGACGTCGGGCAGCTCTGGAGGAGGGTGAGGGGCGGGTAGAGCGGCGGCGACGCCATGACCTCGTCCAGGCTGAACTCCTTCCGGAACTGCGCGCGCGGGTTGTGGACCG
Coding sequences within:
- a CDS encoding lipid-transfer protein is translated as MNAIGDKAAIAGIGQTPFSRSLGRSEFDMAIEAIFAACDDAGISPRAIDGVVRYDMETTDEENLLAALGNPLIRYQASTSWGGGGSVSVVVHAAVAITAGMADTVLVFRSRARGKTSVFGKDAVQGGRYWERLPERLAGLNQWHVPHGLVSAFQEMAMITRRHMIDYGTTEDHLAEVAVALRAHAERNPSAVMRRPMTVADHHASRYVAEPLRLLDCNIETDGACALIVTSAERARDLRQRPAVIHAGALAAGSHHIRLSTLFARNRDEDSAVRVGRQLWANSGLAPRDVDAFFCYDFFTSFVIMALEDYGFCPRGEGGPFVTGGALRFDGGRLPTNTNGGQLSEAFIHGVNNNLEAVRQIRGTSTSQVADCELVLLAGANTDPTGAVLLRR
- a CDS encoding OB-fold domain-containing protein — translated: MADLRSQVITRGRPLPELTLDNHEFHEAARRGELRFQRCTDCHAWRHYPRPSCPQCLSRRFAWERASGRGRIYTWTIVHGPTLPAFEGDTPYNVVDVLLDEGIHFQSQLLDCPPEDIHADLRVEATFLPVSDDVTLVKFRRSAE
- a CDS encoding lipid-transfer protein, which gives rise to MGERVFVVGVGMTDFVKPSSRPEWDYPDMVRDAGTQALGDAGVAYADVQHVAAGYCFGDTTAGQRAVYELGHTGVPVVNVNNACATGSTALMVARNAVAAGMADCALAIGFEKMGKVNFYTDRAYPLDKHLASMATRHGASDALITAQMFGNAGREHMERYGTRPESFARIAVKNHKHSVHNPRAQFRKEFSLDEVMASPPLYPPLTLLQSCPTSSGAAAAVVASERFVRERGLAGRAVEIVGQAMATDFQSTFSDGDIAMVGSNLTRAVAERAYEQSGLGPENVDVIELHDCFSTNELITYEGLGLCPAGKGAELIDSGATTYGGRWVVNPSGGLISKGHPIGATGLAQCAELTWQLRGEAGPRQVKGAKVALQHNLGLGGAAVVTLYRRDAA